The Halalkalibacter krulwichiae genome has a segment encoding these proteins:
- a CDS encoding 50S ribosomal protein L25/general stress protein Ctc, with protein sequence MATVLKASPRQDLRGSATRKIRKQGLVPAILYGNKIESQPVSVEGADFLKTVRSVGKNGLFSLEIAGKKNHQVMIHDIQIDPLKNEYTHIDFFEVDMTSEIEANVPIRLEGEAPGLKEGGMLSHLLYEMSVKCLPADIPEEIQVDVSNLNVGDSIQVADIRSSVSVEITNEDDETIVTVQIQAAEQENGQAGDEEVSGTEEAEGTAEE encoded by the coding sequence TTTTAAAAGCTAGTCCAAGACAAGATTTAAGAGGATCTGCTACAAGGAAAATTCGCAAACAAGGTCTTGTTCCTGCGATTTTGTACGGAAATAAAATTGAAAGTCAGCCAGTTTCAGTAGAAGGAGCCGACTTCTTAAAGACAGTTCGCTCTGTAGGAAAGAATGGCTTGTTTTCTCTTGAGATAGCTGGAAAGAAAAATCATCAAGTAATGATTCATGACATTCAAATTGACCCTTTAAAGAATGAATATACACATATTGATTTCTTTGAGGTAGATATGACTTCGGAAATTGAAGCAAATGTACCAATTCGTTTAGAAGGGGAAGCTCCTGGATTAAAAGAAGGTGGCATGTTATCACACCTCCTTTATGAAATGAGTGTAAAATGTTTGCCAGCAGATATTCCTGAAGAAATTCAGGTTGATGTATCGAATTTGAATGTTGGTGATTCCATTCAGGTTGCTGATATTAGATCAAGTGTTTCTGTCGAAATTACAAATGAAGATGATGAAACAATTGTGACCGTTCAAATTCAAGCGGCTGAGCAAGAGAATGGTCAAGCTGGTGATGAAGAAGTAAGCGGAACAGAAGAAGCTGAAGGAACTGCAGAAGAATAA